From one Mycobacterium colombiense CECT 3035 genomic stretch:
- the era gene encoding GTPase Era codes for MTEFRSGFVCLVGRPNTGKSTLTNALVGTKVAITSMRPQTTRHTIRGIVHRDDFQIILVDTPGLHRPRTLLGKRLNDLVRDTYSEVDVIGLCIPADEAIGPGDRWIVEQIRATAPKTTLVAIVTKIDKTPRDRVAAQLVAVSELVGDSAEIVPVSAVTGAQVDILIEVLAAALPPGPAYYPDGELTDEPEEVLMAELIREAALEGVRDELPHSLAVVIDEVTPREDRDDLVDVHALLYVERDSQKGIVIGKGGARLREVGTAARAQIEKLLGTKIYLDLRVKVAKNWQSDPKQLGRLGF; via the coding sequence ATGACTGAATTCCGTTCCGGTTTCGTGTGTTTGGTCGGCCGTCCCAACACCGGGAAGTCGACACTGACGAACGCCCTGGTGGGGACCAAGGTCGCGATCACGTCGATGCGGCCACAGACCACCCGGCACACCATCCGCGGCATCGTGCACCGCGACGACTTCCAGATCATCCTCGTCGACACGCCGGGCCTGCACCGGCCGCGCACCCTGCTGGGCAAGCGGCTCAATGACCTGGTGCGCGACACCTATTCCGAGGTCGACGTGATCGGGTTGTGCATACCGGCCGACGAGGCGATCGGTCCGGGAGACCGGTGGATCGTCGAACAGATCCGCGCGACCGCGCCGAAGACGACGTTGGTCGCCATCGTCACCAAGATCGACAAGACGCCCAGGGACCGGGTGGCCGCGCAGTTGGTGGCGGTCAGCGAGCTGGTCGGCGACTCGGCCGAGATCGTGCCGGTGTCGGCGGTGACCGGCGCGCAGGTCGACATCTTGATCGAGGTGCTGGCCGCCGCGCTGCCGCCCGGCCCGGCGTACTACCCAGACGGGGAGCTGACCGACGAACCCGAAGAGGTCCTGATGGCCGAGCTGATCCGGGAGGCCGCGCTCGAGGGCGTCCGCGACGAGCTGCCGCACTCGCTGGCGGTGGTCATCGACGAGGTCACTCCGCGGGAGGATCGCGACGACCTGGTCGACGTGCACGCCCTGCTCTACGTCGAGCGCGACAGCCAGAAGGGGATCGTCATCGGCAAGGGTGGTGCCCGGCTGCGGGAGGTCGGCACCGCCGCGCGCGCCCAGATCGAAAAGCTGCTGGGCACAAAGATTTATCTCGACCTGCGCGTCAAGGTCGCCAAGAACTGGCAGAGCGACCCCAAA
- a CDS encoding hemolysin family protein, with the protein MTGWSELLGAVALIALGGLFAAIDAAISTVSLARVQELVRDERPGAVALSKVMSERPRYINLVVLLRITCEITATVLLVVFLYDNFGLRWGLFGAAAIMVVTSFVVMGVGPRTLGRQNAYSIALTTVLPLQAISWLLMPISRLLVVLGNAVTPGRGLRNGPFASEIELREVVDLAQQRGVVAAEERRMIQSVFELGDTPAREVMVPRTEMIWIESDKFASQAINLAVRSGHSRIPVIGENVDDIVGVVYLKDLVQQTVLSGDGGRTPPVSKVMRPAVFVPDSKPLDSLLREMQRDRNHMALLVDEYGAIAGLVSIEDVLEEIVGEIADEYDQAETAPVEDLGDKHFRVSARLPIEDLGELYDVEFDDDLDVDTVGGLLALELGRVPLPGAEVVSHGLRLQAEGGTDHRGRVRINTVLLSPVDSNGSSDGEESEQHD; encoded by the coding sequence TTGACGGGCTGGTCTGAGCTGCTCGGCGCGGTCGCGCTGATCGCGCTGGGCGGCCTGTTCGCGGCGATCGACGCGGCTATCAGCACGGTGTCGCTGGCCCGGGTCCAGGAGTTGGTGCGCGACGAGCGGCCCGGCGCGGTGGCGTTGTCCAAGGTGATGTCGGAGCGGCCCCGCTACATCAACCTGGTGGTGCTGCTGCGGATCACCTGCGAGATCACCGCGACGGTGCTGCTGGTGGTGTTCCTCTACGACAACTTCGGGCTGCGCTGGGGCCTGTTCGGCGCCGCGGCGATCATGGTGGTGACCAGCTTCGTCGTAATGGGGGTGGGTCCGCGCACCCTCGGCCGGCAAAACGCCTACTCCATCGCGTTGACGACGGTGCTTCCGCTGCAGGCGATCTCGTGGCTGTTGATGCCGATCAGCCGGTTGCTGGTGGTGCTGGGTAACGCGGTCACTCCCGGGCGCGGGCTGCGGAACGGGCCGTTCGCCTCCGAGATCGAATTGCGTGAGGTCGTCGACCTGGCCCAGCAGCGCGGCGTGGTCGCCGCGGAAGAGCGCCGGATGATCCAGTCCGTCTTCGAGCTCGGTGACACCCCGGCCCGCGAGGTGATGGTGCCGCGCACCGAGATGATCTGGATCGAAAGCGACAAGTTCGCCAGCCAGGCCATCAATCTGGCGGTGCGCAGCGGGCATTCCCGCATCCCGGTGATCGGCGAGAACGTCGACGACATCGTCGGCGTCGTGTACTTGAAAGACCTTGTCCAGCAGACGGTTTTGTCCGGCGACGGTGGCCGGACCCCGCCGGTGTCCAAGGTGATGCGGCCGGCGGTCTTCGTGCCGGACTCCAAGCCCCTGGACTCGCTGCTGCGGGAGATGCAGCGCGACCGCAACCACATGGCGCTGCTCGTCGACGAGTACGGCGCGATCGCCGGCCTGGTCAGCATCGAAGACGTGCTGGAAGAAATCGTCGGCGAGATCGCCGACGAGTACGACCAGGCGGAGACGGCGCCGGTAGAAGACTTGGGCGACAAGCACTTCCGGGTATCGGCGCGGCTGCCGATCGAGGACCTGGGCGAACTGTACGACGTGGAGTTCGACGACGATCTCGACGTCGACACCGTCGGCGGCCTGCTCGCCCTGGAATTGGGCCGGGTGCCGCTGCCGGGCGCCGAGGTGGTGTCACACGGTCTGCGGCTGCAGGCCGAAGGCGGCACCGACCACCGGGGCAGGGTGCGGATCAACACCGTGCTGCTCAGCCCGGTCGACTCCAACGGTTCATCCGACGGCGAGGAATCCGAGCAGCATGACTGA
- the ybeY gene encoding rRNA maturation RNase YbeY codes for MSIEVSNESGIDVSEAELISVARFVIAKMDVNPAAELSMVLLDTAAMADLHMRWMDLPGPTDVMSFPMDELEPGGRPDAPEPGPSMLGDIVLCPEFAAGQAASAGHSLGHELALLTIHGVLHLIGYDHGEPDEEKEMFALQDRLLEEWVADQVEAYRQDRQEERDRRLLDKSRYFDN; via the coding sequence ATGAGCATTGAGGTGTCCAACGAGTCGGGTATCGACGTCTCCGAAGCCGAACTGATCAGCGTCGCGCGGTTCGTCATCGCCAAGATGGACGTCAACCCGGCGGCCGAGTTGTCGATGGTGCTGCTGGACACCGCCGCGATGGCCGACCTGCACATGCGCTGGATGGATCTGCCCGGCCCGACCGACGTGATGAGCTTTCCGATGGACGAGCTGGAGCCGGGCGGACGTCCGGACGCCCCCGAGCCCGGCCCCTCGATGCTGGGCGACATCGTGCTGTGCCCGGAATTCGCCGCCGGCCAGGCCGCCTCGGCGGGACACAGCCTGGGCCACGAGCTGGCGCTGCTGACCATCCACGGGGTGCTGCACCTGATCGGCTACGACCACGGCGAGCCGGACGAGGAGAAGGAGATGTTCGCACTGCAAGACCGGCTGCTCGAAGAGTGGGTCGCCGATCAGGTCGAGGCCTACCGCCAGGACCGCCAAGAGGAGCGGGACCGCCGATTGCTCGACAAGTCAAGGTATTTCGACAATTGA
- a CDS encoding PhoH family protein, producing the protein MTPRETSAADAAGAVPASAQVRSSIDVPPDVVMGLLGSADQNLRALERSLNADLHVRGNALTVAGEPADVALAERVISELVAIVAGGQSLTPEVVRHSVAMLAGTDNESPAEVLTLDILSRRGKTIRPKTLNQKRYVDAIDANTIVFGVGPAGTGKTYLAMAKAVNALQTKQVSRIILTRPAVEAGERLGFLPGTLSEKIDPYLRPLYDALYDMMDPELIPKLMTAGVIEVAPLAYMRGRTLNSAFIVLDEAQNTTAEQMKMFLTRLGFGSKIVVTGDITQVDLPGGAKSGLRSAMEILDRVDDIHVSELTSVDVVRHRLVSEIVDAYAKFEEPGLTMNRASRRATGSRGRR; encoded by the coding sequence GTGACGCCCCGCGAGACCAGCGCTGCTGACGCAGCCGGCGCCGTCCCGGCCTCTGCTCAGGTTCGCAGCAGCATCGACGTTCCGCCCGATGTCGTCATGGGCCTGCTGGGTTCGGCGGACCAGAACCTACGGGCCCTGGAGCGCAGCCTGAACGCCGACCTGCACGTGCGTGGCAATGCACTCACCGTCGCCGGTGAGCCCGCCGACGTCGCGCTCGCCGAGCGGGTGATCTCCGAGCTGGTCGCCATCGTCGCCGGGGGACAGTCGTTGACCCCGGAGGTGGTCCGGCACAGCGTCGCCATGCTGGCCGGCACCGACAACGAGTCACCGGCCGAAGTGCTGACGCTCGACATCCTGTCCCGGCGCGGAAAGACGATCCGGCCCAAGACGCTCAACCAGAAGCGCTATGTCGACGCCATCGACGCCAACACCATCGTCTTCGGGGTCGGACCGGCCGGCACCGGCAAGACCTATCTGGCCATGGCCAAGGCGGTCAACGCCCTGCAGACCAAACAGGTCAGCCGCATCATCTTGACCCGCCCGGCCGTGGAAGCCGGTGAGCGCCTTGGCTTTTTGCCCGGCACGCTCAGCGAGAAGATCGACCCGTATCTGCGGCCGTTGTATGACGCGCTGTACGACATGATGGATCCCGAGCTGATCCCCAAACTGATGACCGCCGGCGTCATCGAGGTGGCCCCCCTGGCCTACATGCGTGGTAGGACGTTGAATTCCGCGTTCATCGTCCTCGACGAGGCGCAGAACACCACGGCCGAGCAGATGAAGATGTTCCTGACCCGGCTCGGCTTCGGATCGAAGATCGTTGTCACCGGCGACATCACGCAGGTCGACCTGCCCGGCGGCGCCAAGTCGGGGCTGCGCTCGGCGATGGAAATCCTGGACCGCGTGGACGACATCCACGTCTCGGAGCTGACCAGCGTGGATGTGGTCCGCCACCGGCTGGTCTCGGAGATCGTCGACGCCTATGCGAAGTTTGAAGAGCCCGGTCTGACGATGAACCGGGCGTCGCGCCGGGCGACGGGCTCGCGCGGTCGTCGATGA
- a CDS encoding 16S rRNA (uracil(1498)-N(3))-methyltransferase, with protein sequence MVATLFYLDDLPQPGSLAVLGGDEGFHAATVRRLRPGEQLVLGDGAGALAHCEVEHAGRDGLRARVLQRWNVPPGSPAVTVVQALPKSERSELAIELATEAGADAFLAWQAARCVANWQGNRVDKGLRRWRAVVRSAARQSRRAHIPPVDGVLSTAELTRRIRDEVAAGATALALHESATDRLADIGLAQAKSLLLVVGPEGGIADDEMAALSDAGAAAVRLGPQVLRTSTAAAVALGALGVLTPRWDRRGDIPANGHTLQVRDTGPSSSTLLNTDQPGPSA encoded by the coding sequence ATGGTCGCGACCCTGTTCTACCTCGACGATCTGCCGCAGCCCGGCTCGCTCGCCGTGCTGGGCGGTGACGAGGGCTTTCACGCCGCCACCGTGCGGCGGCTCCGTCCCGGCGAGCAACTCGTGCTGGGTGACGGCGCCGGAGCCCTGGCCCACTGCGAGGTGGAGCACGCCGGGCGCGACGGCCTGCGCGCTCGGGTGCTGCAGCGCTGGAACGTCCCGCCGGGGTCCCCGGCCGTGACGGTCGTGCAGGCGCTGCCCAAGTCGGAACGTTCGGAGCTGGCCATCGAGCTGGCCACCGAGGCCGGAGCCGACGCGTTCCTGGCGTGGCAGGCCGCGCGGTGCGTGGCCAACTGGCAGGGCAACCGGGTGGACAAGGGGTTGCGTCGCTGGCGTGCCGTCGTCCGGTCCGCGGCCCGGCAATCCCGCCGGGCCCACATCCCGCCGGTCGACGGCGTGCTGTCCACCGCGGAGCTGACGCGGCGTATCCGCGACGAGGTGGCCGCCGGGGCGACGGCGCTGGCCCTGCACGAGTCGGCGACCGACCGGCTGGCCGATATCGGGCTGGCACAAGCGAAATCGCTGCTGCTCGTCGTCGGCCCCGAAGGTGGGATCGCCGACGACGAGATGGCGGCGCTGTCCGACGCGGGAGCGGCGGCCGTGCGGCTCGGTCCCCAGGTGCTGCGGACGTCGACAGCGGCGGCGGTGGCCCTGGGCGCGCTCGGCGTCCTGACGCCGCGCTGGGACCGGCGCGGCGACATTCCGGCAAACGGCCACACGCTGCAGGTTCGCGACACCGGCCCGTCGTCGAGTACGTTGCTGAACACTGACCAACCCGGGCCCTCGGCGTAG
- the dnaJ gene encoding molecular chaperone DnaJ: MARDYYGLLGVSRNASDAEIKRAYRKMARELHPDVNPDAAAQAKFQEISVAYEVLSDPEKRRVVDLGGDPMEGAAAAGGGFGAGFGGLGDVFEAFFGGGFSGGGTSRGPIGRVRPGSDSLLRMRLDLEECATGVTKQVTVDTAVLCDRCQGKGTNGDSAPVPCDTCGGRGEVQTVQRSLLGQVMTSRPCPTCRGVGVVIPDPCHQCMGDGRVRARREISVKIPAGVGDGMRVRLAAQGEVGPGGGPAGDLYVEVHEQPHDVFVREGDDLHCTVSVPMADAALGATVTVDAILDGVSEITIPPGTQPASVITLRGHGMPHLRSGTRGDLHVHVEVVVPARLDHRDTELLREFKTRRSRDVPEVRSTHAGGGLFSRLRETFTGR; the protein is encoded by the coding sequence GTGGCACGCGATTACTACGGGCTACTCGGCGTGAGCAGAAACGCCAGCGACGCGGAGATCAAGCGCGCGTATCGCAAGATGGCGCGCGAACTGCATCCCGACGTCAACCCTGACGCGGCCGCGCAGGCGAAATTCCAGGAGATCAGCGTCGCCTACGAGGTGCTGAGCGACCCCGAGAAGCGGCGGGTCGTCGACCTGGGCGGCGACCCGATGGAGGGCGCGGCCGCGGCGGGCGGCGGCTTCGGCGCCGGCTTCGGCGGCCTGGGCGACGTGTTCGAGGCCTTCTTCGGCGGCGGCTTCAGCGGCGGCGGGACCTCTCGCGGCCCGATCGGGCGGGTGCGGCCGGGCTCGGACTCGCTGCTGCGGATGCGGCTCGACCTCGAGGAGTGCGCCACCGGCGTCACCAAGCAGGTCACCGTCGACACCGCGGTGCTGTGCGACCGATGCCAGGGCAAGGGCACCAACGGCGATTCGGCGCCGGTGCCGTGCGACACCTGCGGCGGCCGCGGCGAGGTCCAAACCGTGCAGCGCTCGCTGCTGGGACAGGTGATGACCTCGCGGCCGTGCCCGACCTGTCGCGGCGTCGGCGTCGTCATCCCCGACCCGTGTCATCAGTGCATGGGCGACGGCCGGGTGCGGGCCCGTCGCGAGATCAGCGTCAAGATCCCCGCCGGTGTCGGCGACGGGATGCGCGTGCGGCTGGCCGCCCAGGGCGAGGTCGGGCCCGGCGGCGGGCCGGCCGGTGACCTCTACGTCGAGGTGCACGAACAGCCCCACGACGTGTTCGTCCGCGAGGGCGACGACCTGCATTGCACCGTCTCGGTGCCGATGGCCGACGCGGCGCTGGGCGCCACCGTCACCGTCGACGCCATCCTGGACGGCGTCAGCGAGATCACCATCCCGCCCGGCACCCAACCGGCGTCGGTCATCACGCTGCGCGGCCACGGCATGCCGCACCTGCGGTCCGGCACCCGCGGCGATCTGCATGTGCACGTGGAAGTGGTGGTTCCGGCCCGGCTCGATCACCGCGACACCGAATTGCTGCGCGAGTTCAAGACGCGCCGCAGCCGCGACGTGCCCGAGGTCCGCTCGACCCACGCCGGCGGCGGCCTGTTCAGCCGACTCCGCGAAACCTTCACCGGACGCTAG
- the hrcA gene encoding heat-inducible transcriptional repressor HrcA, with protein MGSADDRRFEVLRAIVADFVATKEPIGSKALVERHNLGVSSATVRNDMAVLEAEGYITQPHTSSGRVPTEKGYREFVDRLDDVKPLSSAERRAIQSFLESGVDLDDVLRRAVRLLAQLTRQVAVVQYPTASSSTVRHLEVIALTPARLLMVVITDSGRVDQRVVELGDVIDEHELSQLREMLGQALVGKKLSAASVAVADLAGQLRSPDGLGDAVGRSATVLLESLVEHTEERLLLGGTANLTRNAADFGGSLRSILEALEEQVVVLRLLAAQQEAGKVTVRIGHETAAEQILGTSVVTTAYGTSDTVYGGMGVLGPTRMDYPGTIASVAAVALYIGEVLGAR; from the coding sequence GTGGGAAGTGCCGATGACCGTCGGTTTGAGGTGCTGCGCGCCATCGTCGCGGACTTCGTCGCCACCAAGGAACCGATCGGTTCCAAGGCGTTGGTGGAGCGCCACAACCTGGGCGTCTCGTCCGCCACCGTCCGCAACGACATGGCGGTGCTGGAGGCCGAGGGCTACATCACCCAGCCGCACACCAGTTCCGGGCGGGTGCCCACCGAGAAGGGCTACCGCGAATTCGTCGACCGGCTCGACGACGTCAAGCCCCTGTCCTCGGCCGAACGCCGGGCGATCCAGAGTTTCCTCGAGTCCGGGGTCGACCTCGACGACGTCCTGCGCCGGGCGGTGCGGCTGCTGGCGCAGCTGACCCGGCAGGTGGCCGTGGTGCAGTACCCCACGGCGTCGTCGTCCACCGTGCGCCACCTCGAGGTGATCGCCCTGACCCCGGCCCGGCTCCTGATGGTCGTCATCACCGACTCCGGCCGGGTCGACCAGCGGGTCGTCGAACTCGGCGACGTCATCGACGAGCACGAACTGTCCCAGCTGCGCGAGATGCTCGGCCAGGCGCTGGTGGGCAAGAAGCTGTCGGCCGCCTCGGTCGCGGTGGCCGACCTCGCCGGGCAGCTGCGCAGCCCGGACGGCCTGGGTGACGCCGTCGGCCGGTCGGCGACGGTGTTGCTGGAATCCCTCGTCGAACACACCGAGGAGCGCCTGCTGCTGGGCGGCACCGCCAACCTGACCCGCAACGCGGCCGATTTCGGTGGCTCGTTGCGCTCGATCCTGGAAGCGCTGGAGGAACAGGTGGTGGTGCTGCGGTTGCTGGCCGCCCAGCAGGAAGCCGGTAAGGTGACGGTGCGCATCGGCCACGAGACGGCCGCCGAGCAGATATTGGGCACCTCCGTGGTCACCACCGCCTACGGCACCTCCGACACCGTTTACGGGGGAATGGGTGTGCTGGGGCCCACCCGGATGGACTATCCGGGAACTATCGCCAGCGTTGCTGCGGTTGCCCTATATATCGGCGAAGTCCTGGGTGCTCGATGA
- a CDS encoding type II toxin-antitoxin system VapB family antitoxin codes for MIFKGVRDGKPYPEHNLSYRDWSQIPPQQIRLDELVTTTTVLALDRLLSEDSTFYGDLFPHAVRWKGITYLEDGLHRAVRAALRNRTVLHARVYDMDMPLGAPG; via the coding sequence ATGATTTTCAAGGGCGTACGCGACGGCAAGCCGTATCCCGAACACAACCTGTCCTACCGGGATTGGTCCCAGATCCCGCCGCAGCAGATCCGGCTCGACGAATTGGTCACCACCACAACGGTGCTCGCACTGGACCGCCTGCTCTCCGAGGACTCCACCTTCTACGGCGATCTCTTCCCGCACGCGGTGCGGTGGAAGGGCATCACCTATCTCGAAGACGGCCTGCATCGTGCGGTGCGCGCCGCGCTGCGGAACCGCACCGTGCTGCACGCCCGCGTGTACGACATGGATATGCCGCTGGGCGCGCCCGGCTAA
- a CDS encoding carboxymuconolactone decarboxylase family protein gives MPRLQGVSDRDAGLGAKIAFFFTKRKLAQMTGLETAGMLEPLRMYAHIPRLLNAYGKLEQAESKLDVLSPRQRALAELKAATTVRCEYCIDLGSQIARRWGMTDEELLALADYQNAACFSDVDKLILRYATAISRTPVEVSDELFDALRAHFDAAQLVGLTHVITLGNLRARFNIALDIGSSGFSGDRVCALPETDRP, from the coding sequence ATGCCACGGCTGCAAGGAGTCTCCGACCGCGACGCCGGCCTCGGCGCCAAGATCGCCTTCTTTTTCACCAAGCGCAAGCTCGCGCAGATGACCGGGCTGGAAACCGCGGGGATGCTGGAGCCGCTGCGGATGTATGCGCACATCCCGCGATTGCTCAACGCCTACGGCAAGTTGGAGCAGGCCGAATCGAAGCTGGACGTCCTCAGTCCCCGCCAGCGGGCGCTGGCCGAGTTGAAGGCGGCGACGACGGTGCGCTGCGAATACTGCATCGACCTCGGCTCACAGATCGCGCGGCGCTGGGGCATGACCGACGAAGAGCTGTTGGCCCTCGCCGATTATCAGAACGCGGCGTGCTTTTCCGACGTCGACAAGCTGATCCTGCGGTACGCCACCGCGATCAGCCGCACTCCGGTGGAGGTGAGCGACGAACTGTTCGACGCGCTGCGCGCGCACTTCGACGCCGCGCAGCTCGTCGGCCTGACGCACGTGATCACGCTGGGCAACCTTCGGGCCCGGTTCAACATCGCACTCGACATCGGGTCGTCGGGCTTTTCTGGTGACCGGGTGTGTGCCTTACCCGAGACCGATCGGCCGTGA